Genomic segment of Nostoc sp. TCL240-02:
CTTGCTCCACAGTGAAATAATGCTTTGCAACTTGAGGAGGTTGATGTTGTGCAGCATCGGTTGGTAACACCGTAGCAAATAAAGAGTCAGTTTCCTGTTGCAAAAATTGCCGCAATGATTGAGTTGTCATCTCAAATCGAATCGGTGTAGCCGCCCAACTAGCAAAATCTGGTGCTAAACGGACTATCTTTTGCAACACCTCTTCATTCACCCACACAATCATCGGGAATGGGTGGCGTTTGCGAAATTCATCACGAATATGATTGACAGACCTAAGTAAATCGTCAATTCCATCTACTGACTCTAAACCCAAAATCATCAACGCCGATGGCGGATTTTCTTCAGTTACCAGTTGTAAATGAATACTTGTGTAAAGACTTCTAGCATTATGCGGCAGAATTATCTTTTGAATATGGTGTACACCTGAAGAAATTTCTTCGAGTCGTTGCAGCATTTGTTCTTGCAAAACCCGATAATTGCAGCACACCAAAACTAGAGAGAATTGACCGCTAGAAAGGGTAATTGCTCTTCCCAAACTCCGTAAAGCCCGCTCATTAGCTGCTCTTATATCTGCTTGTGGGTGTCGTTCAACCATGATTTAAATTTTTCCGTCTCTGCTAAAACTGGGTTGACGGCAAACCAAGCTCCTTGATGATCTCGGTATTCAAATACAAATAAACTTCGCAATAAAGTATGGTATTCTATATCACCTCTAACCCTCTGCTGTTGCACCACCTGAAAGATTAGTTCCCACTCATGAGGGTCAATAGCATTGGCTCGGTAATCTCGCTGTCTTTGAATCACCAAATCAACACACTCCCGCTCAAAAGGTGGATCTTGTTCTCGCAGACAGTCAAACAGTAACCCTAGCAAGTCGCGGACATGACCACCACTAATCAAGCACAACCGATCTAAGGTTTCCACACTATCAAACACCTCTGTAATTAAGCCTAACCGATCGCTAGGTAAAATGTCTGGGAAAGCTCTAGCTAGCACCATTTGCCGTAACATTGCTAGCCCTTGAGGAAAAATCTCTCCAGAGCGCAGGCGTACAGGGATCATCGGTAGCATTTTTGGTGCAACTCCTCCCCCCAAACGATGCTGAAGTTCGGCGCTATCGTTGGAGAAAGTCAACGCTAAAGGAATAGTGTAGACTACATGACAATTTAGTTTGCGTAACTGTTCGCCACGCTGAATAAATAAATATTCTGGCAGCGATCGCCCCGATGGTAAAGGTCGAATTGCAACTCTATCCAAGTTATCAACGATAACTACCAGTCCTTTTTTACCCCTGGTTTTCAGTTCCTTGATAGCACGTTCTAGCAATTCTTGATTAATTGACTGTAAAATATTTGCTGTTCGCGGTTCTAAATAATCTCTTAACCGCCGCCGCAATTGGGGACTTTCTTTAGTTTTAGCTGTAATTTTGGCAATTCCCATAGATAATTCTGCTTCTACCCCAAGGTCAATTGGCGTTTGCAGAAAATCCACAATTTCACCAAACAACTTGGTAAAGTAAGCAGGTTTGAGCCTAATTTTCATAGCTTCTAGGCTTTCGCTTACTTGTCCAGCGATCGCCAACAAAATATCAGTCACATCCACATCTGCCATTTCTAAGACATGGGTAGACTCAAAGTAAACTACATGAAATTGCTGCGCTTCTAACTCAGCTTTGAGTCGCAACAACTCCGTTGATTTTCCACAGCCGAGATGTCCTGTAAATAGCTGACAAGTTGGTTCATCTGGAGAGATTCGAGCGATCGTGCGTTGCAAAGCCTCGATAATTTTGCCACCCCGCACCGCAGCAAAATCGATATAGTACCTGCGATCGCTGGCATTTCCTATAATTAGAGGTCTGCTCGGATTGCAAGCCTGATAAAATCTTTCTAAATCTAGGAGCATATCTAATCAAGTTCACTCAGGAATGAGTATGACAAAATTTACTGAATAAATATATTGATTTTAGGGAATTTATGCTTTATTTTAATCAAACTACTAACTACACTAGCAAAATTTCGGATAATTGTTTGTACATAAGTTAGATGTAGCACATAGCTATCCTGAGATTTTAGTTAAAGTAAGCAGAAATACTCCTATAAGTATAAATAGCGAAAAAGTTTAATATTAAATAAGGTACTCTTATGAATATTAAAAATATCCAATACAAAAAAAGGTACTGTTAAGTACAATTTTGTAGCTCTATTGAACTCATCATCAGCTTGAATTATTAAGAGCTTCCGTTACTTTTGCGAAAAAATAATCTACAACCCTTAGAGAATAAGACTTTTAACAAAAACGTTGCTTAAATAAACTTCAGATCAGAGTTAATTTTTTAGCTAGATTTTGCCTCTGATTACAAAAATTATGCCGGGAGCATCCCAGTTTTTTGCAAAGAAGACGAAAATCAGTCAGGATAGGTAAGACGAGTGTATTTACTTACCGATGACCCCAGAACAAAAGCAAGCTCTTCAAAAACATATTCAGGCGATTGCTAAAATATTGTATGAAGATACGTCAAAAGAAAAGCTCACAAATCTTGCAGCAATTGAAGAAGCAGTGCGGAGTCAAATGCAGAAGCATGTTATGCCAGAAGTAGGGGTTTTTTTATCGAAACGATTACAGGGACAACCGCAGGATACCAACGACGGCTCAAAAGCATTCTTGGAGAGTTAGCAATAACGAGCAAACAAGCCATTGAATTAGAAGTCGCACCAAGTACTCAACTGAGTCCATATCTAGAAACTTGTTGTTTGAGGGTAAGTGCGAATGTCAGCTATGAAGATGCGGCATCAGACATCAAGTATTTTACGGGCATAGAGGTTTCTCACAGCAGTCAACAGAGATTAGTGCATCGCCAGAATTTTGAGTTGCCAACACCAGAACAGACAATTGAAGAATTAAGCGTCGATGGTGGAAACATCCGTGTCCGAACTCCTAAAGGTCAAATATGTGCATGGCTTGGCTATAAAGCAATTAGCTTACATCATCTCGGAATCTTGGGAACTTCATTTCAGAATAATCAGATTGTGATTGATTGGGTTAATGACCAACCACTGGCTAGCCCACTCACTTGTATTGGTGATGGACATGACGGCATTTGGAATATAATTGACCAATTAGCACCTGATGCACAACGTCGAGAAATACTTGATTGGTTCCATTTAATAGAAAACCTCCACAAAGTTGGGGGTTCACAAAAACGCTTGAAACAAGCACAAAATCTACTATGGAAAGGCCAAGTTGAGGCTACTATTGCCTTATTTACAGATTGTAAAGGCAAACAAGTACAAAACTTTTGCCGTTATCTTGATAAGCATCGCAATCGCATTATCAACTACGAATATTATCAAGCTGAAGAAATTTGTTCAATTGGTTCAGGTTCAGTTGAATCTGCCGTTAAACAGGTTGACCGTCGAACAAAAATTTCCGGGGCACAATGGAAACGAGAAAATGTGCCTCAAGTCCTAGCCCATCGCTGTGCTTACCTCAATGGATTATTGTCAGTTTGAGCCACTTTAAAAAGTGAGATGCTCCCAATTATGCCTTTGTTGATGAAACGCATGAGTTTATTGATGAAAAGCATGAGTTTGTTCATGAAACGCATGAGTTTGTTCATGAAACTCATGCTTTTTTTGATGAAAAGCATGATTTTGTTGATGACAGCTTTTAAATTTAGAGTGACGACCTCTAAAGCATTGACAATTAGTAACTACAGGCCCATTGAGTATAAAATTACCTTGTCATGTAGGCGATCGGGCAGAATATGCTTTAGCACCGCTCCAATTTTGGCATCATGTCCAACGAGATAGCGTGTCTTGGGCTGCTTTGCAGTGAGTGCATGAACAACAGTCTGAGCAACAATATCCGCAGAAATTCCCTTAGAAGCGAGAATCTGCATTTTCTTGCGAACAATATTCATCGCTTGACCGTAGAGATTTTGTGCCGATTGTGGTAAATCGTACTGTGCTACTTCAGATTGATTTAAAGACTTTTCCCAAATTGGGGTAGCGATGGAACCAGGTTCAATAATTGAAACCGAGATTCCCCAAGGCCGTAACTCCATCCGCATCACGTCAGTAAGTGCTTCTAAGGCAAATTTAGAAGCATTGTAAGCTCCTAACAACGGCGTAGGACTTCTACCAGCAATGGAACCCATATTGATAATTCGACCCCGACTTTGGCGTAAAAGCCCAAGAAATGCTTGTGTCACAGCTAATTGTCCGGTGACATTAACTTGCATCTGGTGTTGAAATTCTGCGATCGCTAATAATTCTAAAGGCCCAGGGATAGCAATTCCCGCATTATTCACTAAACCTACAATTCCAGTACCACCGACTGCATTTGTTACCTTATCAACCGCAGCTGCGATCGATTCAGCATCAGTAACATCTAAAAAAATCGGAATGAGTCTTGACGATCCTTTTTGCTTAAGTGTTTGAGCATCAATATCTTGACGCACGCCAGCAAAAACAGAGAAGCCCAACTGGTCTAAAAGCAAAGCAGATGCTTGGCCAATTCCTGTTGAAGCTCCTGTAACCACTACTGTACGTTGATTTGCTACAACCATTAATTTTCTTTTTTTATAATGTGACTACGTAATTCCCAATCCCCAAAGAGGT
This window contains:
- a CDS encoding P-loop NTPase fold protein: MLLDLERFYQACNPSRPLIIGNASDRRYYIDFAAVRGGKIIEALQRTIARISPDEPTCQLFTGHLGCGKSTELLRLKAELEAQQFHVVYFESTHVLEMADVDVTDILLAIAGQVSESLEAMKIRLKPAYFTKLFGEIVDFLQTPIDLGVEAELSMGIAKITAKTKESPQLRRRLRDYLEPRTANILQSINQELLERAIKELKTRGKKGLVVIVDNLDRVAIRPLPSGRSLPEYLFIQRGEQLRKLNCHVVYTIPLALTFSNDSAELQHRLGGGVAPKMLPMIPVRLRSGEIFPQGLAMLRQMVLARAFPDILPSDRLGLITEVFDSVETLDRLCLISGGHVRDLLGLLFDCLREQDPPFERECVDLVIQRQRDYRANAIDPHEWELIFQVVQQQRVRGDIEYHTLLRSLFVFEYRDHQGAWFAVNPVLAETEKFKSWLNDTHKQI
- a CDS encoding ISKra4 family transposase (programmed frameshift), with protein sequence MTPEQKQALQKHIQAIAKILYEDTSKEKLTNLAAIEEAVRSQMQKHVMPEVGGFFIETITGTTAGYQRRLKSILGELAITSKQAIELEVAPSTQLSPYLETCCLRVSANVSYEDAASDIKYFTGIEVSHSSQQRLVHRQNFELPTPEQTIEELSVDGGNIRVRTPKGQICAWLGYKAISLHHLGILGTSFQNNQIVIDWVNDQPLASPLTCIGDGHDGIWNIIDQLAPDAQRREILDWFHLIENLHKVGGSQKRLKQAQNLLWKGQVEATIALFTDCKGKQVQNFCRYLDKHRNRIINYEYYQAEEICSIGSGSVESAVKQVDRRTKISGAQWKRENVPQVLAHRCAYLNGLLSV
- a CDS encoding SDR family oxidoreductase, with product MVVANQRTVVVTGASTGIGQASALLLDQLGFSVFAGVRQDIDAQTLKQKGSSRLIPIFLDVTDAESIAAAVDKVTNAVGGTGIVGLVNNAGIAIPGPLELLAIAEFQHQMQVNVTGQLAVTQAFLGLLRQSRGRIINMGSIAGRSPTPLLGAYNASKFALEALTDVMRMELRPWGISVSIIEPGSIATPIWEKSLNQSEVAQYDLPQSAQNLYGQAMNIVRKKMQILASKGISADIVAQTVVHALTAKQPKTRYLVGHDAKIGAVLKHILPDRLHDKVILYSMGL